In a genomic window of Nomascus leucogenys isolate Asia chromosome 4, Asia_NLE_v1, whole genome shotgun sequence:
- the SLC22A13 gene encoding solute carrier family 22 member 13 — protein MAQFVQVLAEIGDFGRFQIQLLILLCVLNFLSPFYFFAHVFMVLDEPHHCAVAWVKNHTFNLSAAEQLALSVPLDTAGHPEPCLMFRPPPANASLQDILSHRFNETQPCDTGWEYPENRLPSLKNEFNLVCDRKHLKDTTQSVFMAGLLVGTLMFGPLCDRIGRKATILAQLLLFTLIGLATAFVPSFELYMALRFAVATAIAGFGFSNVTLLTEWVGPSWRTQAVVLAQCNFSLGQMVLAGLAYGFRNWRLLQITGTAPGLLLFFYFWALPESARWLLTHGRMDEAIQLIQKAASVNRRKLSPELMNQLVPEKTGPSGSALDLFRHPQLRKVTLIIFCVWFVDSLGYYGLSLQVGDFGLDVYLTQLIFGAVEVPARCSSIFMMQRFGRRWSQLGTLVLGGLMCIIIIFIPADLPVVVTMLAVVGKMATAAAFTISYVYSAELFPTILRQTGMGLVGIFSRIGGILTPLVILLGEYHAALPMLIYGSLPIVAGLLCTLLPETRGQGLKDTLQDLELGPHPWSPKSVPSEKETEAKGRTSSPGVAFVSSTYF, from the exons ATGGCTCAATTTGTCCAGGTCCTGGCTGAAATAGGTGACTTTGGTCGCTTCCAGATACAGCTATTGATCCTGCTGTGTGTTCTCAACTTCCTGTCTCCCTTCTACTTTTTTGCCCATGTCTTCATGGTCCTAGATGAGCCCCACCACTGTGCAGTGGCCTGGGTGAAGAACCACACTTTCAACCTGAGTGCTGCTGAACAGCTGGCACTGAGCGTGCCCCTGGACACTGCAGGCCACCCAGAGCCCTGCCTCATGTTCCGGCCACCCCCTGCCAATGCCAGCCTGCAGGACATCCTCAGCCACCGCTTCAATGAGACGCAGCCTTGTGATACGGGCTGGGAATATCCTGAGAACAGGCTCCCATCCCTAAAGAATGAG TTCAACCTGGTTTGTGATCGGAAGCACCTGAAGGACACCACACAGTCAGTGTTCATGGCTGGGCTCCTTGTTGGCACCCTCATGTTTGGGCCCCTCTGCGACCG GATTGGCCGCAAGGCCACGATCCTGGCGCAGCTGCTCCTCTTCACCCTCATCGGCCTGGCCACAGCCTTTGTGCCCAGCTTTGAGCTCTACATGGCCCTGCGCTTTGCTGTGGCTACTGCCATCGCTGGATTTGGCTTCAGCAATGTCACCCTAC TGACAGAatgggtggggccctcatggaggaCGCAGGCCGTGGTCCTGGCCCAGTGCAACTTCTCCCTCGGGCAGATGGTGCTTGCGGGACTCGCCTACGGTTTCCGCAACTGGAGGCTCCTTCAGATCACcggcactgcgcctggcttacTGCTGTTCTTCTACTTCTG GGCTCTGCCAGAATCTGCACGTTGGCTCCTGACCCATGGGAGGATGGACGAGGCGATACAACTGATCCAGAAGGCAGCCTCAGTCAATAGGCGGAAACTCTCCCCGGAGCTCATGAACCAG CTGGTCCCAGAGAAGACAGGCCCCTCAGGGAGTGCCCTGGATCTGTTCAGACACCCCCAGCTCCGGAAGGTGACCCTGATTATCTTCTGTGTCTG GTTTGTGGACAGTCTGGGGTACTACGGCCTGAGCCTCCAAGTGGGGGACTTTGGCCTGGACGTCTATCTGACGCAGCTCATCTTTGGAGCCGTTGAGGTGCCTGCCCGCTGTTCCAGCATCTTCATGATGCAGAGGTTTGGCCGCAGGTGGAGCCAGTTGGGGACCTTGGTCTTGGGTGGCCTTATGtgtatcatcatcatcttcatcccAGCAG ATCTGCCCGTGGTGGTCACCATGCTGGCTGTGGTGGGGAAGATGGCCACAGCTGCCGCCTTTACCATCTCCTATGTGTACTCTGCCGAGCTTTTCCCCACCATCCTCCG GCAGACAGGCATGGGGCTGGTGGGCATCTTCTCACGGATCGGGGGCATCCTCACACCACTTGTGATCCTGCTGGGAGAGTACCACGCTGCCCTCCCCATGCTCATCTACGGCAGCCTCCCCATCGTGGCCGGCCTGCTCTGCACCCTGCTGCCAGAGACGCGTGGCCAGGGCCTGAAAGACACCCTCCAGGACCTGGAGTTGGGGCCTCACCCATG GTCTCCCAAATCAGTGCcctcagagaaggaaacagaggccAAGGGAAGAACTTCCAGCCCGGGAGTGGCCTTTGTGAGCAGCACATACTTCTGA